One window of the Eucalyptus grandis isolate ANBG69807.140 chromosome 6, ASM1654582v1, whole genome shotgun sequence genome contains the following:
- the LOC104449448 gene encoding gibberellin 20 oxidase 2 encodes TPKVSDSFLCDKQSHVPASFKWPAQDAILSCGEQEEPLIDLKSFLLGDDQEETRRAVDNVRAACLSHGLFQVINHGVDLSLIHDAHDRIDAFFKMTLSNKLSAQRKPNSLWGHSIAHNARFSSKLPWKETFSFGYHENSPDSVVGFFKSTLGMDFEPAGKVYQKYCEEMKKLALSITELLAISLGLDRSYYREFFEDGCSIMRCNSYPPCQEPSLVLGTGPHCDPTALTILHQDQVGGLEVFVNDKWYKVRPRPHALVVNIGDTFVALTNGVYKSCLHRAVVNRHSERRSLAFFLCPREDKVVAPAPKLAPGGSRKYPDFTWSDLLRFTQRHYRADQSTLPKFTEWLLSLQDRTLYS; translated from the exons ACCCCAAAAGTTTCCGACTCTTTCCTCTGtgataagcaatctcatgttcCCGCTTCATTCAAATGGCCAGCACAAGATGCGATTCTCTCTTGCGGCGAGCAAGAAGAGCCCTTGATTGATCTCAAAAGCTTTCTTCTTGGTGATGATCAAGAAGAAACACGTCGTGCTGTTGATAATGTGAGAGCAGCTTGCTTGAGCCATGGGCTTTTCCAAGTGATCAACCACGGAGTTGACCTGAGTCTCATTCATGATGCTCATGATCGTATCGACGCCTTCTTCAAGATGACACTCAGCAACAAACTCAGTGCTCAAAGGAAGCCGAACTCTCTGTGGGGTCATTCCATAGCTCATAATGCTCGGTTCTCGTCGAAATTGCCATGGAAGGAAACCTTCTCTTTTGGCTACCATGAGAACTCACCAGATTCAGTGGTTGGCTTCTTTAAGTCCACCTTGGGGATGGATTTTGAACCAGCAGG AAAGGTATACCAGAAATATTGTGAAGAGATGAAGAAATTGGCACTTTCGATCACGGAGCTATTGGCCATAAGCTTGGGACTTGATAGGTCTTATTATAGAGAATTCTTCGAAGATGGATGCTCCATAATGAGGTGCAACTCCTACCCTCCTTGCCAAGAGCCAAGCCTTGTTCTCGGAACTGGTCCCCATTGTGATCCAACAGCCCTCACCATACTCCACCAAGATCAAGTTGGAGGTCTCGAAGTGTTCGTCAACGACAAGTGGTACAAAGTTCGACCTCGCCCTCATGCCCTTGTGGTCAACATCGGTGATACTTTCGTG GCATTGACAAACGGGGTATACAAGAGCTGCCTCCACAGAGCGGTGGTGAACCGGCATAGCGAGAGGCGGTCATTGGCTTTTTTCCTGTGCCCTCGGGAAGACAAGGTAGTTGCGCCGGCGCCCAAGCTCGCCCCCGGAGGGTCGAGGAAGTACCCGGATTTCACCTGGTCGGATCTGCTCCGGTTCACCCAGAGGCACTACAGGGCCGATCAGTCCACCTTGCCCAAGTTCACTGAgtggcttctctctcttcaagaCCGCACTCTCTACAGTTGA
- the LOC104449449 gene encoding autophagy-related protein 13 — translation MGSCFSKCRPQRRRPSPQEPPLDPSCCSSNLVQDKLVISQHPPPPPPKTPLAHPSRISPSPHSPSKSSCSSSATFSSSSSFAAGAKPCSVSSSSLSSTASSALSSKDRSFSNDFLWSCAKENPHILQINSLKVNSLLSLADKFPDVELGSPAKPRLAAPARRAAPSNSAQKRTRASSPNLTRQKSFRADQSNGSLPSGTHSLPRRTLRSPSPSRRFDGGEKCRGILVNTVPDDGGSKRLVATSKVSAPSNYVGANSRRENVVRPPSPSPNNNPNRPIRPGLVHSETLLSRQIGPKVGEIEQRVLADHDDMMDAVEDLNNPLISLDCFIFL, via the coding sequence ATGGGTTCTTGCTTCAGCAAGTGCAGGCCCCAGAGGCGCCGTCCCTCCCCGCAAGAGCCGCCGCTCGACCCGTCGTGCTGCAGCAGCAACCTCGTCCAGGACAAGCTCGTGATCTCCCAacacccgccgccgccgccgcccaaaACCCCCCTCGCTCACCCCAGTCGGATCTCGCCCTCCCCTCATTCGCCTTCGAAATcttcctgctcctcctccgccaccttttcttcctcctcctccttcgccgcCGGCGCCAAGCCCTGCAGCGTCTCGAGCTCGTCCCTGTCGTCGACCGCGTCCTCCGCCCTCAGCTCCAAGGACCGGTCCTTCTCCAACGACTTCCTGTGGTCCTGCGCCAAGGAGAATCCGCACATACTCCAGATCAACTCGCTCAAGGTGAACTCCCTCTTGTCGCTCGCGGATAAGTTCCCCGACGTGGAGCTGGGGTCGCCGGCCAAACCGAGGCTCGCGGCACCGGCGAGGCGGGCGGCTCCCTCGAACTCGGCTCAGAAGAGGACTCGAGCGAGCTCGCCGAATTTGACCCGGCAAAAGAGCTTCAGGGCCGATCAATCCAACGGGTCACTACCGAGCGGTACGCACTCTTTGCCTAGGAGGACCTTGAGGTCTCCATCGCCTAGCCGGAGATTCGACGGAGGAGAGAAATGCAGGGGCATCTTGGTGAATACGGTGCCCGACGACGGCGGCAGCAAGCGTTTGGTGGCGACCTCCAAGGTGAGTGCTCCTAGTAATTACGTGGGCGCGAATTCAAGGAGAGAGAACGTTGTTAGGCCTCCCAGTCCGAGCCCAAACAACAATCCTAATCGTCCGATCCGACCCGGTTTGGTGCATTCGGAGACTCTCCTTTCTCGCCAAATCGGTCCCAAAGTCGGTGAAATCGAGCAGAGAGTCTTGGCCGACCACGACGACATGATGGACGCCGTCGAGGACCTTAACAATCCACTCATCTCGTTGGACTGTTTCATTTTTCTGTAA